The Raphanus sativus cultivar WK10039 chromosome 2, ASM80110v3, whole genome shotgun sequence genome includes a region encoding these proteins:
- the LOC108840806 gene encoding zinc finger protein AZF1: MALDTLNSPTSTTTTTTTTTTAPSPFLTEPENLESWTKRKRTKRHRIDDQANPPSEEEYLALCLLMLARGSSDDNHHSSHPPLPPPPPSDHHHRDYKCSVCGKSFPSYQALGGHKTSHRKPVSNNNNIINHDGNSNSGNGSITNNGNISNGLIGRSGKTHKCSICFKSFPSGQALGGHKRCHYDGGNGNSYVNGNGSNSHGFDLNLPADQVFEVSCDETLGKSQLSGEETRSPL; encoded by the coding sequence ATGGCTCTCGACACTCTCAATTCTCCgacctccaccaccaccaccaccaccaccaccaccaccgctcCCTCTCCATTCCTAACCGAGCCGGAGAATCTTGAGTCGTGGACCAAAAGAAAACGTACAAAACGACACCGTATAGATGATCAAGCCAATCCTCCCTCCGAAGAAGAGTATCTTGCTCTTTGCCTCCTCATGCTTGCTCGTGGCTCCTCCGATGATAATCATCACTCTTCtcatcctcctcttcctcctcctccaccgtctgatcatcatcatcgagACTACAAGTGCTCAGTCTGTGGCAAATCTTTCCCGTCTTACCAAGCGTTAGGTGGACACAAAACCAGTCACCGGAAACCggttagtaataataataatattattaaccaCGACGGTAATAGTAACAGTGGTAACGGTTCCATTACTAATAACGGAAACATTAGTAACGGTTTGATTGGTCGAAGTGGAAAGACTCATAAGTGCTCCATCTGTTTCAAGTCGTTTCCATCTGGTCAAGCCTTGGGCGGTCACAAACGGTGTCATTACGACGGTGGTAACGGTAATAGCTACGTTAACGGTAACGGTAGTAACAGTCACGGGTTTGACCTGAACTTACCGGCCGATCAAGTATTTGAAGTTTCTTGCGATGAGACACTTGGGAAAAGTCAACTCTCCGGCGAAGAAACAAGGTCGCCGTTgtga